A portion of the Cellulophaga algicola DSM 14237 genome contains these proteins:
- a CDS encoding ankyrin repeat domain-containing protein — MKNLVYTFGIIATMTLSSVANANVNPTDKSAKVETTSIKNVAPLSIAVAQSDVSTVQKFIEFGADIEVKTKVNGMTPLMYAARYNNVDMIKLLLDNGADKEAVSKLGFTALKYAELSGATAALALLK, encoded by the coding sequence ATGAAAAATTTAGTGTACACCTTCGGAATTATTGCTACTATGACTTTATCAAGTGTTGCAAATGCAAACGTAAATCCTACTGACAAAAGCGCAAAAGTAGAAACTACGAGCATCAAAAATGTAGCTCCTTTAAGTATCGCTGTTGCACAGAGCGATGTGAGTACAGTACAGAAGTTTATTGAATTTGGAGCCGATATAGAAGTTAAAACCAAAGTAAACGGAATGACCCCATTAATGTATGCGGCACGTTATAATAATGTAGACATGATCAAATTGCTATTGGACAATGGCGCAGACAAAGAAGCAGTTTCAAAACTAGGATTTACAGCGTTAAAATATGCTGAACTATCTGGAGCAACAGCAGCTTTAGCACTATTGAAATAA